The Amycolatopsis coloradensis sequence GGCGGCAACGTGCTGGCGTGGAACTCGATGTTCCTCCACCCGCGCCGCGACGTCTTTTCCGCGCGACGCGCGAAGGTCGCGGGCAACTTCCAGCTCACCGACGCGACCGTTCAGGGCACCCTGCGGCTGCAGGGCGCCGAGATCGGCGGCAGCGTGAACCTCTTCGGCACGAGCCTGACCGAGCCAGGCGCGCGCACGCGCACCAGTTACTCGCTGGACGTCCGCACCGCGCGGATCGGCCGGGACCTGATCCTCACCGAGAACAAGGAACGCCCGTTCGTCGCGCAGGGCGGGGTCAACCTCGACGGCGCACAGGTCGCGCGGCGCGTCGACTTCCGCGGCGCGCGACTGGGTTCCCTGCCACAGCACGGGATCGCGCTCGACGGCAGTGATGTCTCGGCCGACGAATTCCTGCTCACGCCCGGCGCTCCGCCGGACGGCCGGATCGTGCTGCGGCGCGCGCATTGCGGGACGCTGGGCGACAACGAGGCGTTCTGGGCGTCGGCGAGCGGGATCGAGCTGGAGGATTTCCGTTACGACGCACTGCAAGAGGACATCGCGCTCGACGACGACCGGGCGATCGACCATCGGATCGCCTTGCTGCGCAAGGCGATGGACGGTTACCGCCCGGGGCCCTACGACCAGTTGGCGGCGACGCTGCGCGCGTCCGGTAATGAAGAGCACGCGTCCACGGTGCTGCTGAAGAAACAGCAGTTCCGGTACGAGGCACTCGCGAAGGGCTTCAAGTTCTTCGGACCCGGCGTGCACGTGTGGAGCTGGTTGCAGCGGTCGATGGTCGGCTACGGCTTCCGTCCGGTGCGCGCGCTCGGCTGGCTGCTGACGCTGCTCGTGCTGGGGAGTCTGTGGTTCGGGCTCGGCGTCGACGACTGCATCACGAACCCCAAGCTCACGGTGAGCGGGCCGCGGTGCCTGGTCAACCAGGACGACACCGGGCTGCAGTGGAACCCGGTGCTGTACACGATCGACCTCCTGGTCCCGATCGTCGACTTCGGCAACAAGTCGCGCTGGTACATGCACGGCATGGACAACTGGGTCGCGGCCGGGTTCACCGCCTCGGGCTGGGTGCTGGCGACGACGGTGGCGGCCGGCATAAGCCGGATGCTCCGCCGCGACAACTGAGGGTATTTCACATACCCTCAGTACGGAGGTATGTGATGACGCAGCCCAGCGCCACCGGCAAGATCGCGATCGCCGCCCCGCCCGAGAAGGTGTACGCCCTGGTCAGCGACCCGGGCGCCCTCGCGGACATGGCCGAGGAGTACGAAGGGCACCGCTGGGTCGGTGCGGCGAAGGAGCCCGCCGTCGGCGCCAAGTTCCGCGGCCGCAACCGCCAGGGGTTCCGCCGCTGGAGCACTCTCTCGACGATCACCGACGCCGACGAGGGCAAGCGGTTCGCGTTCGAGGTGACCACCGTCGCCGGTCTTCCCGTCGCGCGCTGGCAGTACGACATCGAGGCCTCGGGCGACGGCTGCGTGGCCGTCGAAAGCACGTGGGACCGGCGGCCGGGCTGGCTGCGCGGGCCGACGTCGCTGTTCACCGGGGTCTGGAAGCGGGACGACGCCAACCGGGCGAACATCGCCGCGACGCTGGCCCGGCTGAAGGCCGCCGCCGAGTCCGTTCACTCCACGAACCGCGACCAGAACTCGACCTGACGCGGCCCGCCGGACGGCGGCGGGCCCAAGGGCTCGCCACAGAAATCGTGCCGCAGGTATCCCCGCAGGTCGTAGCCGTAGTAGACGATGTCGGTCTGATACACCGACAGCACCGGATATCCCGTGCTCCCGGCGATTCCCGGCAGATACCGGTGCCCGCAGACGGGGACCAGCTGCGGGGCGAGCGCCAGATGCGAGCGGGCCCGCGAAAGCGCGTCGGCGAGGTCGATCGGGCGCATGCCCCAGTCCGGTAGCCAGAAGCCGTTGTGTTCGACGTCGTACAGCACCCCGTCGACCGGCCAGTCCAGGCGTTTCCGCAGCTGGTCGGGGTTGCCGCAGCGCCAGTCGGGCCAGCGGTCGCCGATCGGCACCCCGGCGGAGAGGAAGGTGCGGTGGTCGGCGGCGAACCGGAAGCCGAAGCGGGCTTCGACGTCGTCGAGCTCGGCCTCGCTCAACCCGGGACGCACGGGTTCGGCCAAGCTCGCCTGGAGGTCGTGTGCCTCCTCGATGGTGAAGGCGTGCTCAACAGTGGACATGTGTTCGAGCCTAAGTTGCCCAACGCGAAGGCGCCTTCTCTTTTAACACCACTCCCTCGTCACCCACATGGGCCTCCTCCCTCGGGGTGAGCTCGCCCTCTCAACGCCTGGACGTCGGAACAGCACGGCCGCGCGTGTAGTTCACTCATGTCGTGACTTCCCCACGAACGCAGTCCCGCGTCCGGGCGCCCGAGCTCGACGGCGACGGGTGGCTCAACACCGGCGGTGAGCGGATCACGCTCGCCGGGCTGCGCGGCCGCGTCGTCCTGCTGGACTTCTGGACCAGTGGCTGCGTCAACTGCCTGCACGTGCTGGACGAGCTGCGCCCGCTGGAGGCCGAGTTCGCCGACGTCCTGGTGACCATCGGCGTGCATTCGCCCAAGTTCCTGCACGAGGGCGAGGCGGCCGCGATCGAGGCCGCCGTGCGGCGCTACGAAGTGCACCACCCGGTGCTCAACGACCCGAAGATGGCCACCTGGTCGCAGTACGCGGTCAAGGCGTGGCCGACGCTGGTCGTCGTCGACCCCGAGGGTTACGTCGTCCACGTCGCCGCCGGTGAAGGGCACGCCGAGGCGCTGCGCCGGGTGATCGCCGACCTCGTCGCCACCCACGAGGCCAAGGGCACGCTGCGCCGCGGCGGCAGCCCGTACGTCCCAGCCGAGGAGCAGCGCACCGAGCTGCGTTTCCCGAGCAAGGCCGTCACCACCGCCGAAGGCCGCATCCTGGTCGCCGACACCGGCAATCACTCCGTCGTCGAGTTCGCGTCCGACGGCGAGACGATCATCCGCCGCTTCGGCAGCGGAGAGCGCGGCGCGCAGGACGGGCCGTTCGACCTGGCGAGCTTCACCGAGCCGTCCGGGATCACCCTGTTGCCGTACGAGGTCGCCGAGCGCGCGGGGTACCACGCCGTCGTCGCCGACACGGCCGGTCACCGGCTGCGCGGTATCGACCTGATCACCGGTGAGGTCTCCACTGTCGCCGGCACCGGCCGTCAGTGGCGCGACGGCGTCGACACCGGCAAGGCGCTCGACATCGACCTGACCAGCCCCTGGGACGTCGCCTGGTGGGGACCCACGGGCGGTGTCGTGGTCGCCATGGCGGGCAACCACACGCTGAGCGTGTTCGAGCCCGTCTCGGGCACCATCCGCCGCTTCGCCGGCACGACCGTCGAAGGCCTGCGTGACGGCGACGTCCACGAAGCGTTCTTCGCGCAGACGTCCGGTCTCACGCCCGACGGACGGAAGCTGTGGCTCGCAGACGCGGAGACGTCGGCGCTGCGCTGGATCCAGCCCGAGGGCGAGACGTTCACCGTGCACACGGCGGTCGGCGTCGACCTGTTCTCCTTCGGGCACGTCGACGGGCCCGCGGACAAGGCGCTCCTGCAACATCCGCTCGGCCTCGCCGTGCTGCCCGGCGACACCATCGCGATCGCCGACACCTACAACGGCGCCATCCGCCGCTACGACCCGCTCACCCGCCAGGTGACCACGCTCGCGACCGGTCTCGCGGAGCCGTCCGGACTGCTCGTGCACGACGGCGAACTTCTGGTCGTCGAGTCGGCGGGAAGCCGCATCGGTCCGGTGCCGCTCGGTGAGCAGGCGGTGGCCGGGGACGCGCACGCGGTCCGCCGTCCGCCGACCGTGCTGGCGCCGGGTGAGCTGGAGTTCTCCGTCGTCTTCACCCCGCCGCCGGGTGAGAAGCTCGACGACCGGTTCGGTCCGTCGACGCGGCTGGAGATCAGCGCGTCGCCGCCGGAACTGCTCGCCGACGGCGCCGGGGTGGGCACGGACCTGTTCCGCAAGCTCCGCTTCGCCGAGGGCGTCACCGGCGGGGTCCTTCAGGTCGTCGCGCAGGCCGCCAGCTGTGACGACGGAGGCGAGCACCCCGCGTGCCGCATCACCCGGCAGGACTGGGGCGTCCCGGTGCGGTTCGAAAAGGGCGGAGAAAGCGTGCTGAGCCTGGTCATGGCGGGCGATCCGGGTAAGTAGAGTCGTACTCGTGTCAGATCGGCCGAAACTCGAGATTCAGATGCTGCAGGACAGGGTGCTCGTGAAGCTGTCCCCCGAGGACGGGGAGCGCCGAAGTTCCGGCGGCATCGTCATCCCCGCCACCGCGCAGGTCGCGCGGCGGCTCGCGTGGGGTGATGTACTGGGCGTGGGCAACAGTGTGCGGAACGTCAAGACCGGCGACCGGGTGTTGTTCAACCCGGACGACCAGCACGAGGTCGAGATCCAGGGTGAGGGACACCTGGTGATGCGGGAACGCGACATCCACGCCGTGGCGACCGAACGGACCGAACACGGCACGGGGTTGTACCTGTAACTCGAGCCACGGGAGGGGCGGTGCGCGAAGACCGTGACGAGCCGGGTGCCGGCCTGTTCACCGACGATCTCCTCCCGGACTCCGACCAGGGCCTGGTGGACGAGCTCTTCGAGGGTGACAGGGTGGTGCATCCGCCGCCCACGCCCGCGTCGAAGTTCCGCCGGGGACTCGGCAAGGCCCTCATGGTCACCGGGGTGCTCATGGGCCTGTTCGTGGTCGCGTACGCGGTCGATCTGATCGTCAGCGCCGGGGACGTCCCGCGCGGCGTCACGGTCGCGGGGATCGACGTCGGCGGCCTCACGCACAAGGAGGCGGAGTCGAAGCTCCGCCGTGAGCTGGAGCCCAGGCTGATCGAGCCGGTACGGGTGCGGGCCGGCGACGTCCGGACGGTGCTGTACCCGACGTCGTCCGGTCTCGGCCTGGACTGGCCGCAGACGCTCGGGCGCGCCGGTCATCAGCCGCTGAGCCCGTACACGCGGCTGATGTCGTTCTTCAGCAGCCGCGAGGTCGGTGTCGTCACCTGGACCGACGCGCCGAAGCTCGAAAAGGCCGTCTCGGACCTCGCCGCCGCGCAGCTGAACCGCCCGCCGGTCGAAGGGAACATCACGTTCCAGCCCGTCGCGGGCAGCGACGGCGGCGTCGTCGCCACCGCGGTCGAGCCGCGGAACGGGCAGACGCTCGCCGACGTCAAGGAGGCGGTCACCGCGGTCATCGACCGCTGGCTGGGCGACGAAGGTGTCGAGCTGAAGGTGGACGTCGCGCCCGTGAAGGCGACTTCGCTCGGTGTACACGCAGCGCTCGTCAAGATAGTCGTCCCCGCGGTCGCGAAACCGCTCGTCATCCGCGGCGAGGGCAAGGACGCGACACTGAAACCCGCCACGATCGCGGAGTCCTTCCAGTTCGCCGCACGCGACGACGGCAACCTCGAAGTCCGCATCGACCAGGGCAAACTGCGCGCGGCCGCGCAGCCTCAGCTCAAGGAGACCGAGACCGACGGGGCGGACGCGCAGATCGTCTTCGTCGGCGACAGGCCGGCGGTGCAGCCGTCGAAGGACGCGCGGAAGATCAACTGGGACCACACGTTCTCGATGCTGACTTCGGTGCTCGCGAAGAGCGAAGAGCGGGAGCTGAAGGCGGTCTACGACGCCAGCAGCCCGGCCGTCAGCACCGACGCGGCGAACGTCCTCGGCATCAACGAGATCATCGGCGAATTCACCACGTCGGGCCTGAGCGGGCCGGCGATGACGAACGTGCAGGCGCTGGCGAGCAGGGTCTCGGGCGCCATCGTGAAGCCGAATGAGACGTTCAGCCTCGGCGCGCGGTCCGGAGCGAGGACGGCGGACGTGGGGTACGTCCCCGCTCCGGTGAACGAAGACGGCACCGGACCGGTCGTGGTCGGCGGCGGCGTCTCACAGCTCGCGACGACGCTCTACAACGCCGCGTACCTGGCGGGGCTGGCCGATGGCGGGCATCTGGAACACGACCACTACCTCGACCGCTATCCGGTCGCGCGCGACGTGAAGGCGATCAACAACGACGGCTCGCCGGTCGAGCTGCAGATCGTCAACGACGCCCCGACCGGGATCGCGATCCAGGTGATCCCCGCCAACGGTTCGGTGACCGTGCGGATCTGGGGCACCAAACGGTTTTCGGTGCAGAGCGTCGGCGGGGAGAGGCACTCCTACGTCCCCCAGCCCGTGCAGATGGGCTCTGGCCCCGGGTGCGTACCCGATCCCGGCGCGGCCGGGTTCAGCACCTCGGACACCCGCGTGCTCGTCGACGTCGTCACCGGGACGGAGGTCCGCCGGGAGACCCGCAACGCGACCTACTCGCCGCGGGCCGCGATCATCTGCACCTGAGGCTCACCGCAGCACCATGCAGCCGCGAGCCTCGAAGTCCGCGAGCCACGACGGCTCCCGCAACTCCTTGTTCCAGCGCAGGTCCAGTTTGTCCAATTTGGACAGCCGGGCGATGGACGACGGCAGCGAAGTGAGCTTGTTCTCGCGCAGGTCCAGCTGACGCAGCTCGCTCAGCTCTCCGAGAGAGGACGGTAGGGAAGTCAGCAGGTTCTTTCGCAGGTGTAGTTCGCGTAACGCGGAAAGCGTCCCGATCGATTCCGGTAGTTCGGTCAACCCGTTGCCGTACAAGCGGAATTCGCGCAACGAGGCCAGCCCGGAGAGGTCTTCCGGAAGTGTGGAGATGCGATTGTCCGTGCAGCCCAGGTATTTCAGCCGTCCGAGCGAGCAGAGCGCGGCGGGGAACTCGGTGAGCCGGTTGTCGCTCACGTAAAGGTATTCCGTCAGCCCGGACAGCTCGCCGAGTTCGTCCGGCAGGGTCGAAAGCTCGTTGTGCCCCAGATCCAGGGTGTGCAGATTCCGCAGGGCGCCGATCGAGGGCGAGACGGTGGTCAGCCGGTTGGCGGCCAGATTCAGCACACGGAGCCCGGACAGGGACCACAGCTCGTCGGGAACGGACGTCAGCCGGTTGTCGTACAGGTCCAGGTACTCCAGCGAGGCAGGGAGAGGGAGGTCGCGCAGGGAGGTCAGCCCCTGGCCACCGAGATCGAGTCGAGTGGTCACAGGGGCCGACCGTAGCCCCGGTCAGGTCACGGCGCGGTGACCGCCGCCCTTGACCTTCGCGTAGATGGCGGCCGCGGCGATGACGCCGACGACGGCCGCGCCGACCTGGAAGGCGTGCCGGATCCAGTCGATGCCCGGGGTGTCACGGACACCGAACACACCGGCCAGCCAGTTGCCGATGAAAGCGGCGATGATGCCGACCACGATCGTCAGCCACATCGGGATCTTCTGATCGCCGGACGCCAGCATCCGGCCGATGACACCGAGGATCAGCCCGACCACGATCGTGGTGATGATGCCCCAAAGGCCACCCAACATGGTTCCTCCTTCGCTGGAGATCGATGAGCCCACGGTGACACCGATTCGGGCTCATCGCGCCTCAAGACCCCTTACCGGGTGACACCGCGGCGTCCGTAGAGGTTCGCGGCCAGGGTCACCCCGATACCGGCGATGACGATCTGGGTGATGAGTTCGAGCCAGTCGAAGCCCTTCGTGTCCGCGTAGCCGAGTCCACGGGCGATCGCCGTACCGATGAAGGCGGCGACGATACCGACGATGATGGTCAGCCAGATCGGGATGGACTGCTTGCCGGGGGCGAAGAACCTGCCGAGCACCCCGAGGATCAAACCGACCACGATCGCCGTGATGATGCCGGTGACTGTCATTGAAGACTCCTTTGCCGAGGTCTCCGCCCGCGGGCGGACTCAGCACGGAAATGCCCCCGGAAAACCGCCTCGAAACCACGAAGAGCCCCCTCCGGACCGGAGAGGGCTCTTCGTCACTAAACCGTTTAGAACGCGGCTTCGGGGATCTCCATGAGGCTGTTGTCCGCGGCTTCGACGATCGCGCGGCGCGACGTCAGCTCCGGCAGCACGTTCTTCGCGAAGAACGACGCCACGGCGAGTTTGCCCTCGTAGAACGGGACGTCCTTCGCGGACGCGCCCGCGTCGAGCTTGCCGATGGCGACCTCGGCGTGCTTGATGAGCTGCCAGCCGATGAGCAGGTCGCCGACCGACATCAGCAGGCGGACCGTGTGCTGGCCGACCTTGTTGATGTTCTGCGGGTCTTCCTGCGACGAGGTCAGGTAGCCGATCAGCGAGCCGAGCATGCCCTGGGTGTCTTCCAGCGCCTGCTTGAGCAGGGCGCGCTCGTTCTTGAGCCGCCCGTTGCCGATCTCCGACTCGATGGTCTTCGTGATCTCCCCGGCGACGTAGGCCAGCGAAGCGCCCTTGTCGCGGACGATCTTGCGGAAGAAGAAGTCCAGCGACTGGATGGCCGTGGTGCCTTCGTACAGCGAGTCGATCTTCGCGTCACGGATGTACTGCTCGATCGGGTAGTCCTGCAGGAAGCCCGACCCGCCGAGGGTCTGCAGCGACTGCACGAGCTGCTCGGTCGCGCGCTCGGAACCGACGCCCTTGACGATCGGCAGCAGCAGGTCGTTGACGCCGTGCGCGATCTTCTGCGACGCCTCGTCGCCCTCGCCGGTCCACACCTGGTCCTGGAAGGTCGCGGTGTAGAGGTACACCGCGCGCAGGCCCTCGGCGTACGCCTTCTGCAGCATCAGCGAGCGGCGGACGTCCGGGTGGTGGGTGATGGTGACGCGCGGCGCCGCCTTGTTCAGCATGTTCGGCAGGTCGGCGCCCTGGACGCGCTCCTTGGCGTACTCGAGCGCGTTGAGGTAGCCGGTCGACAGCGTCGCGATGGCCTTCGTGCCGACCATCATGCGGGCGTACTCGATGACCTGGAACATCTGCGCGATGCCGTCGTGCACCTCGCCGAGCAGCCAGCCCTTGGCGGGCGTGCCGTGCTGGCCGAAGGTCAGCTCGCAGGTGGTGGAGGCCTTGATGCCCATCTTGTGCTCGACGTTGGTGACGAAGGCGCCGTTGCGCTCGCCCAGCTCACCGGTCTCGCCGTCGAAGTGGAACTTCGGCACGAGGAAGAGCGAAAGGCCCTTGGTGCCGGGCCTGGTCTCGATGCCGGGGCCCTCGGGACGGGCCAGCACCAGGTGCATGATGTTCTCGACCATGTCGTTCTCGGCCGAGGTGATGAACCGCTTCACGCCGTCGATGTGCCAGGAGCCGTCCTC is a genomic window containing:
- a CDS encoding SRPBCC family protein, producing MTQPSATGKIAIAAPPEKVYALVSDPGALADMAEEYEGHRWVGAAKEPAVGAKFRGRNRQGFRRWSTLSTITDADEGKRFAFEVTTVAGLPVARWQYDIEASGDGCVAVESTWDRRPGWLRGPTSLFTGVWKRDDANRANIAATLARLKAAAESVHSTNRDQNST
- a CDS encoding NHL domain-containing thioredoxin family protein; translation: MTSPRTQSRVRAPELDGDGWLNTGGERITLAGLRGRVVLLDFWTSGCVNCLHVLDELRPLEAEFADVLVTIGVHSPKFLHEGEAAAIEAAVRRYEVHHPVLNDPKMATWSQYAVKAWPTLVVVDPEGYVVHVAAGEGHAEALRRVIADLVATHEAKGTLRRGGSPYVPAEEQRTELRFPSKAVTTAEGRILVADTGNHSVVEFASDGETIIRRFGSGERGAQDGPFDLASFTEPSGITLLPYEVAERAGYHAVVADTAGHRLRGIDLITGEVSTVAGTGRQWRDGVDTGKALDIDLTSPWDVAWWGPTGGVVVAMAGNHTLSVFEPVSGTIRRFAGTTVEGLRDGDVHEAFFAQTSGLTPDGRKLWLADAETSALRWIQPEGETFTVHTAVGVDLFSFGHVDGPADKALLQHPLGLAVLPGDTIAIADTYNGAIRRYDPLTRQVTTLATGLAEPSGLLVHDGELLVVESAGSRIGPVPLGEQAVAGDAHAVRRPPTVLAPGELEFSVVFTPPPGEKLDDRFGPSTRLEISASPPELLADGAGVGTDLFRKLRFAEGVTGGVLQVVAQAASCDDGGEHPACRITRQDWGVPVRFEKGGESVLSLVMAGDPGK
- a CDS encoding GroES family chaperonin; its protein translation is MLQDRVLVKLSPEDGERRSSGGIVIPATAQVARRLAWGDVLGVGNSVRNVKTGDRVLFNPDDQHEVEIQGEGHLVMRERDIHAVATERTEHGTGLYL
- a CDS encoding VanW family protein, with product MREDRDEPGAGLFTDDLLPDSDQGLVDELFEGDRVVHPPPTPASKFRRGLGKALMVTGVLMGLFVVAYAVDLIVSAGDVPRGVTVAGIDVGGLTHKEAESKLRRELEPRLIEPVRVRAGDVRTVLYPTSSGLGLDWPQTLGRAGHQPLSPYTRLMSFFSSREVGVVTWTDAPKLEKAVSDLAAAQLNRPPVEGNITFQPVAGSDGGVVATAVEPRNGQTLADVKEAVTAVIDRWLGDEGVELKVDVAPVKATSLGVHAALVKIVVPAVAKPLVIRGEGKDATLKPATIAESFQFAARDDGNLEVRIDQGKLRAAAQPQLKETETDGADAQIVFVGDRPAVQPSKDARKINWDHTFSMLTSVLAKSEERELKAVYDASSPAVSTDAANVLGINEIIGEFTTSGLSGPAMTNVQALASRVSGAIVKPNETFSLGARSGARTADVGYVPAPVNEDGTGPVVVGGGVSQLATTLYNAAYLAGLADGGHLEHDHYLDRYPVARDVKAINNDGSPVELQIVNDAPTGIAIQVIPANGSVTVRIWGTKRFSVQSVGGERHSYVPQPVQMGSGPGCVPDPGAAGFSTSDTRVLVDVVTGTEVRRETRNATYSPRAAIICT
- a CDS encoding leucine-rich repeat domain-containing protein; protein product: MTTRLDLGGQGLTSLRDLPLPASLEYLDLYDNRLTSVPDELWSLSGLRVLNLAANRLTTVSPSIGALRNLHTLDLGHNELSTLPDELGELSGLTEYLYVSDNRLTEFPAALCSLGRLKYLGCTDNRISTLPEDLSGLASLREFRLYGNGLTELPESIGTLSALRELHLRKNLLTSLPSSLGELSELRQLDLRENKLTSLPSSIARLSKLDKLDLRWNKELREPSWLADFEARGCMVLR
- a CDS encoding GlsB/YeaQ/YmgE family stress response membrane protein encodes the protein MLGGLWGIITTIVVGLILGVIGRMLASGDQKIPMWLTIVVGIIAAFIGNWLAGVFGVRDTPGIDWIRHAFQVGAAVVGVIAAAAIYAKVKGGGHRAVT
- a CDS encoding GlsB/YeaQ/YmgE family stress response membrane protein, translated to MTVTGIITAIVVGLILGVLGRFFAPGKQSIPIWLTIIVGIVAAFIGTAIARGLGYADTKGFDWLELITQIVIAGIGVTLAANLYGRRGVTR
- a CDS encoding acyl-CoA dehydrogenase: MGHYKSNVRDLEFNLFEVLGVQDRLGKGVLAESDEETARGVLTELNKLASGPLADSYADADRNPPVYDPKTFSVKIPESFKKSYQALMDGEWWRLGLPNELGGFGLPPTVQWAAAELILGANAPLFMYMAGPNFAGIVDKNGTDEQKRWAQIMIDRGWGATMVLTEPDAGSDVGAGRAKAVKQEDGSWHIDGVKRFITSAENDMVENIMHLVLARPEGPGIETRPGTKGLSLFLVPKFHFDGETGELGERNGAFVTNVEHKMGIKASTTCELTFGQHGTPAKGWLLGEVHDGIAQMFQVIEYARMMVGTKAIATLSTGYLNALEYAKERVQGADLPNMLNKAAPRVTITHHPDVRRSLMLQKAYAEGLRAVYLYTATFQDQVWTGEGDEASQKIAHGVNDLLLPIVKGVGSERATEQLVQSLQTLGGSGFLQDYPIEQYIRDAKIDSLYEGTTAIQSLDFFFRKIVRDKGASLAYVAGEITKTIESEIGNGRLKNERALLKQALEDTQGMLGSLIGYLTSSQEDPQNINKVGQHTVRLLMSVGDLLIGWQLIKHAEVAIGKLDAGASAKDVPFYEGKLAVASFFAKNVLPELTSRRAIVEAADNSLMEIPEAAF